A region of Silurus meridionalis isolate SWU-2019-XX chromosome 13, ASM1480568v1, whole genome shotgun sequence DNA encodes the following proteins:
- the pias1b gene encoding E3 SUMO-protein ligase PIAS1 isoform X1, with the protein MAESAELKNYILFGSSKNTAPTTRYRTTQKINESQMVMSLRVSELQVLLGYAGRNKHGRKHELLTKALHLLKAGCSPAVQMKIKELYRRRFPTKMVSPTDLSLSGVHSTTGVTSAGLPASLTQLGFDSHGAPSPLLPVSLLGPKHELGLPHLPSSLHPVHPDVKLQRLPFYDVLDELIKPTSLVLPYYKQIKFTSDNNQRFQETCFAFALTPQQVQQISSSMDISGTKCDFSVQVQLRFCLSETSCPQEDHFPPNLCVKVNGKPCNLPGYLPPTKNGVEPKRPSRPINITSLVRLSTTVPNTIVVSWTSEIGRSYSMAVYLVRQQSSSVLLQRLRSKGIRNPDHSRALIKEKLTADPDSEIATTSLRVSLLCPLGKMRLMVPCRSLTCSHLQCFDATLYIQMNEKKPTWVCPVCDKKAPYEHLIIDGLFMEILNSCVDCDEIQFKEDGSWAPMISKKVVQEVSASSNGLEGSCRPVLSDHKNSSSHTSSSNNKKVEVIDLTLDSSSDDDNDDEPPPKRACPSLSPTSPTVTKGVLNLHHQASPVTRAPSMPAVETNYIPPPPPLIQDYRHYYHTPSDLSELNFFSFLPGENHPHYNMVMAAAAAASASASTSDDHELLRFLPYNSSQLYLDQTGTAPSSSLAPPNGSAGSSSSLQDSHGHSSVARSRSDTAASVIFGTISDVISLD; encoded by the exons caaatggtgaTGAGCCTGCGTGTCTCTGAACTGCAAGTACTCCTAGGATACGCTGGTCGCAATAAGCACGGGAGAAAGCACGAACTATTGACCAAAGCACTCCACTTGTTGAAAGCTGGCTGCAGCCCTGCTGTACAGATGAAGATCAAGGAGCTTTACCGTCGCCGCTTCCCCACAAAAATGGTGTCCCCGACAGACCTCTCGCTTTCCGGGGTTCACTCCACAACAGGTGTAACGTCTGCAGGTTTGCCTGCCAGCCTCACCCAACTCGGGTTTGACAGCCACGGTGCACCTTCGCCTCTGctgcctgtctctctcctgGGGCCCAAGCATGAGCTGGGCCTTCCACACCTTCCTTCATCCCTGCATCCTGTCCATCCAGATGTCAAGCTCCAGAGGCTTCCTTTCTATGATGTGCTGGATGAACTGATCAAGCCCACCAGCCTGG TTCTTCCTTACTATAAGCAGATTAAATTCA CCTCAGACAATAATCAGAGGTTTCAGGAAACATGCTTTGCATTTGCGTTGACGCCACAGCAAGTACAACAGATCAGCAGCTCGAT GGACATTTCTGGGACCAAATGTGACTTTTCAGTACAGGTTCAATTAAG GTTTTGTTTATCAGAGACGAGTTGTCCTCAGGAAGACCATTTCCCACCAAACCTCTGTGTGAAAGTGAACGGAAAGCCCTGTAACCTCCCT GGCTATCTTCCTCCAACTAAAAATGGAGTAGAGCCAAAAAGACCAAGCAGACCCATCAACATTACCTCTTTGGTCCGTTTATCCACAACAGTACCCAACACTATTGTGGTATCTTGGACATCAGAAATCGGCAGG aGTTATTCTATGGCAGTGTACCTCGTCAGACAGCAGTCGTCTTCAGTGTTGCTACAGAGACTACGGTCGAAAGGCATCAGGAACCCAGACCACTCAAGAGCACTCA TCAAAGAGAAGTTGACTGCTGACCCTGACAGTGAGATTGCTACCACCAGTTTGAGAGTCTCCCTACTCTGTCCG CTAGGGAAGATGCGACTGATGGTTCCATGCCGATCGCTGACCTGTTCGCACCTGCAGTGCTTTGACGCCACACTCTACATAcaaatgaatgagaaaaaacCCACCTGGGTGTGTCCAGTGTGCGACAAGAAAGCTCCATATGAACACCTTATCATTGACGG GTTGTTCATGGAGATCTTAAACAGCTGTGTAGACTGCGATGAGATCCAATTTAAGGAGGATGGTAGCTGGGCACCCATGATATCCAAAAAGGTGGTGCAGGAGGTGTCCGCTTCGTCCAACGGCTTAGAGG GTTCGTGTCGACCAGTGCTATCTGATCACAAAAACAGTTCATCCCACACCAGCAGtagcaacaataaaaaagtgGAAGTGATTGACCTTACACTGGACAGCTCCTCagatgatgacaatgatgatgagCCTCCTCCAAAACGAGCCTGTCCATCTCTTTCACCCACCTCACCAACAGTCACTAAAGG AGTGTTAAATCTTCACCATCAGGCATCGCCAGTGACGCGTGCTCCAAGCATGCCAGCAGTGGAGACAAACTATATTCCCCCTCCACCTCCTCTCATTCAGGACTACCGCCACTATTACCACACACCCAGTGACCTGTCAG AGCtgaatttcttttcatttttaccAGGGGAAAATCATCCG CATTACAACATGGTTATGGCAGCAGCAGCCGCAGCATCTGCTTCTGCATCAACATCAGACGATCATGAGCTCCTCCGCTTCTTGCCCTATAACTCTTCACAGTTGTACCTGGATCAAACGGGCACGGCGCCGAGCAGTTCACTGGCACCACCCAATGGCAGTGCGGGCAGCAGTAGCAGCCTGCAGGACAGCCATGGGCACAGCAGTGTTGCCCGCTCACGGTCGGACACAGCGGCCTCAGTCATATTCGGCACTATCTCAGACGTCATTTCACTCGATTGA
- the pias1b gene encoding E3 SUMO-protein ligase PIAS1 isoform X3 has protein sequence MAESAELKQMVMSLRVSELQVLLGYAGRNKHGRKHELLTKALHLLKAGCSPAVQMKIKELYRRRFPTKMVSPTDLSLSGVHSTTGVTSAGLPASLTQLGFDSHGAPSPLLPVSLLGPKHELGLPHLPSSLHPVHPDVKLQRLPFYDVLDELIKPTSLVLPYYKQIKFTSDNNQRFQETCFAFALTPQQVQQISSSMDISGTKCDFSVQVQLRFCLSETSCPQEDHFPPNLCVKVNGKPCNLPGYLPPTKNGVEPKRPSRPINITSLVRLSTTVPNTIVVSWTSEIGRSYSMAVYLVRQQSSSVLLQRLRSKGIRNPDHSRALIKEKLTADPDSEIATTSLRVSLLCPLGKMRLMVPCRSLTCSHLQCFDATLYIQMNEKKPTWVCPVCDKKAPYEHLIIDGLFMEILNSCVDCDEIQFKEDGSWAPMISKKVVQEVSASSNGLEGSCRPVLSDHKNSSSHTSSSNNKKVEVIDLTLDSSSDDDNDDEPPPKRACPSLSPTSPTVTKGVLNLHHQASPVTRAPSMPAVETNYIPPPPPLIQDYRHYYHTPSDLSELNFFSFLPGENHPHYNMVMAAAAAASASASTSDDHELLRFLPYNSSQLYLDQTGTAPSSSLAPPNGSAGSSSSLQDSHGHSSVARSRSDTAASVIFGTISDVISLD, from the exons caaatggtgaTGAGCCTGCGTGTCTCTGAACTGCAAGTACTCCTAGGATACGCTGGTCGCAATAAGCACGGGAGAAAGCACGAACTATTGACCAAAGCACTCCACTTGTTGAAAGCTGGCTGCAGCCCTGCTGTACAGATGAAGATCAAGGAGCTTTACCGTCGCCGCTTCCCCACAAAAATGGTGTCCCCGACAGACCTCTCGCTTTCCGGGGTTCACTCCACAACAGGTGTAACGTCTGCAGGTTTGCCTGCCAGCCTCACCCAACTCGGGTTTGACAGCCACGGTGCACCTTCGCCTCTGctgcctgtctctctcctgGGGCCCAAGCATGAGCTGGGCCTTCCACACCTTCCTTCATCCCTGCATCCTGTCCATCCAGATGTCAAGCTCCAGAGGCTTCCTTTCTATGATGTGCTGGATGAACTGATCAAGCCCACCAGCCTGG TTCTTCCTTACTATAAGCAGATTAAATTCA CCTCAGACAATAATCAGAGGTTTCAGGAAACATGCTTTGCATTTGCGTTGACGCCACAGCAAGTACAACAGATCAGCAGCTCGAT GGACATTTCTGGGACCAAATGTGACTTTTCAGTACAGGTTCAATTAAG GTTTTGTTTATCAGAGACGAGTTGTCCTCAGGAAGACCATTTCCCACCAAACCTCTGTGTGAAAGTGAACGGAAAGCCCTGTAACCTCCCT GGCTATCTTCCTCCAACTAAAAATGGAGTAGAGCCAAAAAGACCAAGCAGACCCATCAACATTACCTCTTTGGTCCGTTTATCCACAACAGTACCCAACACTATTGTGGTATCTTGGACATCAGAAATCGGCAGG aGTTATTCTATGGCAGTGTACCTCGTCAGACAGCAGTCGTCTTCAGTGTTGCTACAGAGACTACGGTCGAAAGGCATCAGGAACCCAGACCACTCAAGAGCACTCA TCAAAGAGAAGTTGACTGCTGACCCTGACAGTGAGATTGCTACCACCAGTTTGAGAGTCTCCCTACTCTGTCCG CTAGGGAAGATGCGACTGATGGTTCCATGCCGATCGCTGACCTGTTCGCACCTGCAGTGCTTTGACGCCACACTCTACATAcaaatgaatgagaaaaaacCCACCTGGGTGTGTCCAGTGTGCGACAAGAAAGCTCCATATGAACACCTTATCATTGACGG GTTGTTCATGGAGATCTTAAACAGCTGTGTAGACTGCGATGAGATCCAATTTAAGGAGGATGGTAGCTGGGCACCCATGATATCCAAAAAGGTGGTGCAGGAGGTGTCCGCTTCGTCCAACGGCTTAGAGG GTTCGTGTCGACCAGTGCTATCTGATCACAAAAACAGTTCATCCCACACCAGCAGtagcaacaataaaaaagtgGAAGTGATTGACCTTACACTGGACAGCTCCTCagatgatgacaatgatgatgagCCTCCTCCAAAACGAGCCTGTCCATCTCTTTCACCCACCTCACCAACAGTCACTAAAGG AGTGTTAAATCTTCACCATCAGGCATCGCCAGTGACGCGTGCTCCAAGCATGCCAGCAGTGGAGACAAACTATATTCCCCCTCCACCTCCTCTCATTCAGGACTACCGCCACTATTACCACACACCCAGTGACCTGTCAG AGCtgaatttcttttcatttttaccAGGGGAAAATCATCCG CATTACAACATGGTTATGGCAGCAGCAGCCGCAGCATCTGCTTCTGCATCAACATCAGACGATCATGAGCTCCTCCGCTTCTTGCCCTATAACTCTTCACAGTTGTACCTGGATCAAACGGGCACGGCGCCGAGCAGTTCACTGGCACCACCCAATGGCAGTGCGGGCAGCAGTAGCAGCCTGCAGGACAGCCATGGGCACAGCAGTGTTGCCCGCTCACGGTCGGACACAGCGGCCTCAGTCATATTCGGCACTATCTCAGACGTCATTTCACTCGATTGA
- the pias1b gene encoding E3 SUMO-protein ligase PIAS1 isoform X2 codes for MAESAELKNYILFGSSKNTAPTTRYRTTQKINESQMVMSLRVSELQVLLGYAGRNKHGRKHELLTKALHLLKAGCSPAVQMKIKELYRRRFPTKMVSPTDLSLSGVHSTTGVTSAGLPASLTQLGFDSHGAPSPLLPVSLLGPKHELGLPHLPSSLHPVHPDVKLQRLPFYDVLDELIKPTSLASDNNQRFQETCFAFALTPQQVQQISSSMDISGTKCDFSVQVQLRFCLSETSCPQEDHFPPNLCVKVNGKPCNLPGYLPPTKNGVEPKRPSRPINITSLVRLSTTVPNTIVVSWTSEIGRSYSMAVYLVRQQSSSVLLQRLRSKGIRNPDHSRALIKEKLTADPDSEIATTSLRVSLLCPLGKMRLMVPCRSLTCSHLQCFDATLYIQMNEKKPTWVCPVCDKKAPYEHLIIDGLFMEILNSCVDCDEIQFKEDGSWAPMISKKVVQEVSASSNGLEGSCRPVLSDHKNSSSHTSSSNNKKVEVIDLTLDSSSDDDNDDEPPPKRACPSLSPTSPTVTKGVLNLHHQASPVTRAPSMPAVETNYIPPPPPLIQDYRHYYHTPSDLSELNFFSFLPGENHPHYNMVMAAAAAASASASTSDDHELLRFLPYNSSQLYLDQTGTAPSSSLAPPNGSAGSSSSLQDSHGHSSVARSRSDTAASVIFGTISDVISLD; via the exons caaatggtgaTGAGCCTGCGTGTCTCTGAACTGCAAGTACTCCTAGGATACGCTGGTCGCAATAAGCACGGGAGAAAGCACGAACTATTGACCAAAGCACTCCACTTGTTGAAAGCTGGCTGCAGCCCTGCTGTACAGATGAAGATCAAGGAGCTTTACCGTCGCCGCTTCCCCACAAAAATGGTGTCCCCGACAGACCTCTCGCTTTCCGGGGTTCACTCCACAACAGGTGTAACGTCTGCAGGTTTGCCTGCCAGCCTCACCCAACTCGGGTTTGACAGCCACGGTGCACCTTCGCCTCTGctgcctgtctctctcctgGGGCCCAAGCATGAGCTGGGCCTTCCACACCTTCCTTCATCCCTGCATCCTGTCCATCCAGATGTCAAGCTCCAGAGGCTTCCTTTCTATGATGTGCTGGATGAACTGATCAAGCCCACCAGCCTGG CCTCAGACAATAATCAGAGGTTTCAGGAAACATGCTTTGCATTTGCGTTGACGCCACAGCAAGTACAACAGATCAGCAGCTCGAT GGACATTTCTGGGACCAAATGTGACTTTTCAGTACAGGTTCAATTAAG GTTTTGTTTATCAGAGACGAGTTGTCCTCAGGAAGACCATTTCCCACCAAACCTCTGTGTGAAAGTGAACGGAAAGCCCTGTAACCTCCCT GGCTATCTTCCTCCAACTAAAAATGGAGTAGAGCCAAAAAGACCAAGCAGACCCATCAACATTACCTCTTTGGTCCGTTTATCCACAACAGTACCCAACACTATTGTGGTATCTTGGACATCAGAAATCGGCAGG aGTTATTCTATGGCAGTGTACCTCGTCAGACAGCAGTCGTCTTCAGTGTTGCTACAGAGACTACGGTCGAAAGGCATCAGGAACCCAGACCACTCAAGAGCACTCA TCAAAGAGAAGTTGACTGCTGACCCTGACAGTGAGATTGCTACCACCAGTTTGAGAGTCTCCCTACTCTGTCCG CTAGGGAAGATGCGACTGATGGTTCCATGCCGATCGCTGACCTGTTCGCACCTGCAGTGCTTTGACGCCACACTCTACATAcaaatgaatgagaaaaaacCCACCTGGGTGTGTCCAGTGTGCGACAAGAAAGCTCCATATGAACACCTTATCATTGACGG GTTGTTCATGGAGATCTTAAACAGCTGTGTAGACTGCGATGAGATCCAATTTAAGGAGGATGGTAGCTGGGCACCCATGATATCCAAAAAGGTGGTGCAGGAGGTGTCCGCTTCGTCCAACGGCTTAGAGG GTTCGTGTCGACCAGTGCTATCTGATCACAAAAACAGTTCATCCCACACCAGCAGtagcaacaataaaaaagtgGAAGTGATTGACCTTACACTGGACAGCTCCTCagatgatgacaatgatgatgagCCTCCTCCAAAACGAGCCTGTCCATCTCTTTCACCCACCTCACCAACAGTCACTAAAGG AGTGTTAAATCTTCACCATCAGGCATCGCCAGTGACGCGTGCTCCAAGCATGCCAGCAGTGGAGACAAACTATATTCCCCCTCCACCTCCTCTCATTCAGGACTACCGCCACTATTACCACACACCCAGTGACCTGTCAG AGCtgaatttcttttcatttttaccAGGGGAAAATCATCCG CATTACAACATGGTTATGGCAGCAGCAGCCGCAGCATCTGCTTCTGCATCAACATCAGACGATCATGAGCTCCTCCGCTTCTTGCCCTATAACTCTTCACAGTTGTACCTGGATCAAACGGGCACGGCGCCGAGCAGTTCACTGGCACCACCCAATGGCAGTGCGGGCAGCAGTAGCAGCCTGCAGGACAGCCATGGGCACAGCAGTGTTGCCCGCTCACGGTCGGACACAGCGGCCTCAGTCATATTCGGCACTATCTCAGACGTCATTTCACTCGATTGA
- the pias1b gene encoding E3 SUMO-protein ligase PIAS1 isoform X4 translates to MVMSLRVSELQVLLGYAGRNKHGRKHELLTKALHLLKAGCSPAVQMKIKELYRRRFPTKMVSPTDLSLSGVHSTTGVTSAGLPASLTQLGFDSHGAPSPLLPVSLLGPKHELGLPHLPSSLHPVHPDVKLQRLPFYDVLDELIKPTSLVLPYYKQIKFTSDNNQRFQETCFAFALTPQQVQQISSSMDISGTKCDFSVQVQLRFCLSETSCPQEDHFPPNLCVKVNGKPCNLPGYLPPTKNGVEPKRPSRPINITSLVRLSTTVPNTIVVSWTSEIGRSYSMAVYLVRQQSSSVLLQRLRSKGIRNPDHSRALIKEKLTADPDSEIATTSLRVSLLCPLGKMRLMVPCRSLTCSHLQCFDATLYIQMNEKKPTWVCPVCDKKAPYEHLIIDGLFMEILNSCVDCDEIQFKEDGSWAPMISKKVVQEVSASSNGLEGSCRPVLSDHKNSSSHTSSSNNKKVEVIDLTLDSSSDDDNDDEPPPKRACPSLSPTSPTVTKGVLNLHHQASPVTRAPSMPAVETNYIPPPPPLIQDYRHYYHTPSDLSELNFFSFLPGENHPHYNMVMAAAAAASASASTSDDHELLRFLPYNSSQLYLDQTGTAPSSSLAPPNGSAGSSSSLQDSHGHSSVARSRSDTAASVIFGTISDVISLD, encoded by the exons atggtgaTGAGCCTGCGTGTCTCTGAACTGCAAGTACTCCTAGGATACGCTGGTCGCAATAAGCACGGGAGAAAGCACGAACTATTGACCAAAGCACTCCACTTGTTGAAAGCTGGCTGCAGCCCTGCTGTACAGATGAAGATCAAGGAGCTTTACCGTCGCCGCTTCCCCACAAAAATGGTGTCCCCGACAGACCTCTCGCTTTCCGGGGTTCACTCCACAACAGGTGTAACGTCTGCAGGTTTGCCTGCCAGCCTCACCCAACTCGGGTTTGACAGCCACGGTGCACCTTCGCCTCTGctgcctgtctctctcctgGGGCCCAAGCATGAGCTGGGCCTTCCACACCTTCCTTCATCCCTGCATCCTGTCCATCCAGATGTCAAGCTCCAGAGGCTTCCTTTCTATGATGTGCTGGATGAACTGATCAAGCCCACCAGCCTGG TTCTTCCTTACTATAAGCAGATTAAATTCA CCTCAGACAATAATCAGAGGTTTCAGGAAACATGCTTTGCATTTGCGTTGACGCCACAGCAAGTACAACAGATCAGCAGCTCGAT GGACATTTCTGGGACCAAATGTGACTTTTCAGTACAGGTTCAATTAAG GTTTTGTTTATCAGAGACGAGTTGTCCTCAGGAAGACCATTTCCCACCAAACCTCTGTGTGAAAGTGAACGGAAAGCCCTGTAACCTCCCT GGCTATCTTCCTCCAACTAAAAATGGAGTAGAGCCAAAAAGACCAAGCAGACCCATCAACATTACCTCTTTGGTCCGTTTATCCACAACAGTACCCAACACTATTGTGGTATCTTGGACATCAGAAATCGGCAGG aGTTATTCTATGGCAGTGTACCTCGTCAGACAGCAGTCGTCTTCAGTGTTGCTACAGAGACTACGGTCGAAAGGCATCAGGAACCCAGACCACTCAAGAGCACTCA TCAAAGAGAAGTTGACTGCTGACCCTGACAGTGAGATTGCTACCACCAGTTTGAGAGTCTCCCTACTCTGTCCG CTAGGGAAGATGCGACTGATGGTTCCATGCCGATCGCTGACCTGTTCGCACCTGCAGTGCTTTGACGCCACACTCTACATAcaaatgaatgagaaaaaacCCACCTGGGTGTGTCCAGTGTGCGACAAGAAAGCTCCATATGAACACCTTATCATTGACGG GTTGTTCATGGAGATCTTAAACAGCTGTGTAGACTGCGATGAGATCCAATTTAAGGAGGATGGTAGCTGGGCACCCATGATATCCAAAAAGGTGGTGCAGGAGGTGTCCGCTTCGTCCAACGGCTTAGAGG GTTCGTGTCGACCAGTGCTATCTGATCACAAAAACAGTTCATCCCACACCAGCAGtagcaacaataaaaaagtgGAAGTGATTGACCTTACACTGGACAGCTCCTCagatgatgacaatgatgatgagCCTCCTCCAAAACGAGCCTGTCCATCTCTTTCACCCACCTCACCAACAGTCACTAAAGG AGTGTTAAATCTTCACCATCAGGCATCGCCAGTGACGCGTGCTCCAAGCATGCCAGCAGTGGAGACAAACTATATTCCCCCTCCACCTCCTCTCATTCAGGACTACCGCCACTATTACCACACACCCAGTGACCTGTCAG AGCtgaatttcttttcatttttaccAGGGGAAAATCATCCG CATTACAACATGGTTATGGCAGCAGCAGCCGCAGCATCTGCTTCTGCATCAACATCAGACGATCATGAGCTCCTCCGCTTCTTGCCCTATAACTCTTCACAGTTGTACCTGGATCAAACGGGCACGGCGCCGAGCAGTTCACTGGCACCACCCAATGGCAGTGCGGGCAGCAGTAGCAGCCTGCAGGACAGCCATGGGCACAGCAGTGTTGCCCGCTCACGGTCGGACACAGCGGCCTCAGTCATATTCGGCACTATCTCAGACGTCATTTCACTCGATTGA
- the morf4l1 gene encoding mortality factor 4-like protein 1 isoform X1 translates to MAPKQDPKPKFQEGERVLCFHGPLLYEAKCVKISIKDKQVKYFIHYSGWNKNWDEWVPESRVLKYVDSNLQKQKELQKANQDHYVEGRMRGVAPNKKIAAVQQKNVDVKTKKNKQKTPGAGEGTSTGELPHPPRKKRARVDPTVESEETFINRVEVKVKIPEELKPWLVDDWDLITRQKQLFHLPGKKNVDTILEEYASYKKSRGTSDNKEYAVNEVVAGIREYFNVMLGTQLLYKFERPQYAEILANHPDTPMSQIYGAPHLLRLFVRIGAMLAYTPLDEKSLALLLSYLQDFLKYLVKNSSSLFNASDYEVAPPEYHRKAV, encoded by the exons ATGGCGCCTAAACAGGACCCTAAACCTAAATTTCAAGAAG gTGAAAGAGTGCTGTGTTTTCATGGGCCGCTGCTATACGAAGCTAAG TGTGTAAAAATCAGTATCAAGGACAAGCAAGTCAAATACTTTATTCATTATAGTGGATGGAATAAAAA TTGGGACGAATGGGTTCCTGAAAGCCGTGTACTTAAATATGTGGACAGCAATctgcagaaacagaaagagctTCAAAAGGCAAATCA AGACCATTATGTTGAGGGAAGGATGAGGGGAGTTGCACCAAACAAGAAGATAGCTGCTGTGCAGCAAAAAAATGTTGATGT gaaaacaaaaaagaacaaacagaaaA CACCAGGAGCTGGAGAAGGGACCAGCACTGGAGAACTTCCCCACCCTCCACGCAAGAAGAGGGCACGTGTTGACCCAACTGTGGAGAGT GAGGAGACATTTATCAATCGTGTAGAAGTAAAAGTGAAGATTCCTGAGGAGTTAAAGCCATGGCTGGTCGATGACTGGGACCTGATCACTAGACAAAAGCAG ctATTCCATCTACCTGGAAAGAAGAATGTAGATACAATCCTGGAGGAGTATGCAAGTTACAAGAAATCAAGAGGAACCTCTGATAACAA GGAATACGCTGTGAATGAAGTGGTTGCTGGCATCCGCGAGTACTTCAACGTTATGTTAGGCACACAGCTCCTCTACAAGTTCGAGAGGCCGCAGTATGCAGAGATCCTGGCAAACCATCCAGACACGCCGATGTCGCAGATTTACGGTGCACCACACCTACTGAGGCTTTTTG TGAGGATTGGGGCCATGCTGGCGTACACACCTCTGGATGAGAAAAGTCTCGCTCTGCTGCTCAGCTACTTGCAAGATTTCTTAAA GTATTTGGTGAAGAATTCATCGTCTCTTTTCAACGCCAGTGATTACGAGGTTGCACCACCAGAGTATCACCGCAAGGCTGTGTGA
- the morf4l1 gene encoding mortality factor 4-like protein 1 isoform X2, which yields MRGVAPNKKIAAVQQKNVDVKTKKNKQKTPGAGEGTSTGELPHPPRKKRARVDPTVESEETFINRVEVKVKIPEELKPWLVDDWDLITRQKQLFHLPGKKNVDTILEEYASYKKSRGTSDNKEYAVNEVVAGIREYFNVMLGTQLLYKFERPQYAEILANHPDTPMSQIYGAPHLLRLFVRIGAMLAYTPLDEKSLALLLSYLQDFLKYLVKNSSSLFNASDYEVAPPEYHRKAV from the exons ATGAGGGGAGTTGCACCAAACAAGAAGATAGCTGCTGTGCAGCAAAAAAATGTTGATGT gaaaacaaaaaagaacaaacagaaaA CACCAGGAGCTGGAGAAGGGACCAGCACTGGAGAACTTCCCCACCCTCCACGCAAGAAGAGGGCACGTGTTGACCCAACTGTGGAGAGT GAGGAGACATTTATCAATCGTGTAGAAGTAAAAGTGAAGATTCCTGAGGAGTTAAAGCCATGGCTGGTCGATGACTGGGACCTGATCACTAGACAAAAGCAG ctATTCCATCTACCTGGAAAGAAGAATGTAGATACAATCCTGGAGGAGTATGCAAGTTACAAGAAATCAAGAGGAACCTCTGATAACAA GGAATACGCTGTGAATGAAGTGGTTGCTGGCATCCGCGAGTACTTCAACGTTATGTTAGGCACACAGCTCCTCTACAAGTTCGAGAGGCCGCAGTATGCAGAGATCCTGGCAAACCATCCAGACACGCCGATGTCGCAGATTTACGGTGCACCACACCTACTGAGGCTTTTTG TGAGGATTGGGGCCATGCTGGCGTACACACCTCTGGATGAGAAAAGTCTCGCTCTGCTGCTCAGCTACTTGCAAGATTTCTTAAA GTATTTGGTGAAGAATTCATCGTCTCTTTTCAACGCCAGTGATTACGAGGTTGCACCACCAGAGTATCACCGCAAGGCTGTGTGA